The Paracholeplasma manati sequence ATGCGGCATTCGATTGGATGCCTAACAGTTTTTTGTAACTATATTTGCCATCATGAAAACGTCTTAAGTATAAGTTAGAAACCGACCCATCTAAGAGATTCCCACGCAATAAGTTGATTTGATTGTGGTGATACCTAATTCGAAATAAATCGCCGCTTTCTAGCAATTCAAAAACGAGATCGTTACTCGATAACAAATGTTTTTTAATGTCCATTTTTAGTTGCATATCATAACCCCCTAGACACGTGTGATGTCGGCTTTAAGTATTTGATTGGATGCATTTCCGACTTGAATGCTGAATTTGCCTGGATCGGCGTAAACGGATAAATCACTGTGAACATAGACCAAATCTTGTTCTGAGATGGTAAAGGATACCACTACTTTTTCATGGGCTTTTACCCACACTTTTTTGAATTGTTTTAATTCTTGAACAGGTCTCGATACCTCTGCACTATAGTCTCGGATGTAGAGTTGTACAGTTTCGTACCCATCGATATTGGATGTGTTTTCAACATCGACTGAAACGATAATCGTGTCTTTTTCAGTCATCTTTTGAGTAGAAAGTGTTAAATTCATAAGTTTAAATGAGCTATAAGATAACCCAAACCCAAATGGATACAATGGGGTATTTTGTTCATCCAAATAAAAGGATGTGAATGGGTTCCCATCGTTTTTAAATGGTCTACCTGTATTCAAATGGTTGTAATAAATCGGTACTTGACCCACATGTCTAGGGTAACTCATGGTGAGTTTACCCGATGGGTTATTCAAACCAAATAATGTTTCTGCAATCGCTTGTTGAGACATGGTCCCTAAGAAGAATGTATCTAAGATGGCACTAACTTTTGGTTCAACTTTGGTAAGTACGAGTGGTCTACCATGGAATAAAACCAAGACCACTTGCTTGCCTAACTGATATAAAGCATCAATCAATGCTTCATCTTGTGGTTTTAAGGTGATATTGACTTTTGAATGGGCTTCACCCGATTCAATCTTGTGTTCACCGACCGCGACCACGACAACATCGGCGTCTAATAAACCAGCATATTCTGTTTCAGATAAGTTAGAAAGCGTATTTTGATTTGAAATCAAGTTGGGTTTAGCATACTCGGATATCGCTTCATATAGCGGTATACAGTCTTCGTGACGACCGTGCCAATGCCACGGACCAATGGTATCGGTTAAAGCGACGTATTCGCCCATCAAAGCGATTTTTTGAGTCTTTTTGAGTGGTAAAATACCATCGTTTTTGAGTAAAACCATCGATTCTCTCGCCACTTCTAATGCGACTTTCTTATTTTCATCGGATAAAACAAATGTTTTCTCTTTGATTTCATCCGCACCTTTGAATGGGTCTTCAAATAGCCCTAAATCTTGTTTGAGTTTGAGTACGCGATAAACGGCGTCATCCAACAAAGCCATCGGAACTTCATTCGATTCAATGAGCGATTTGAGGTTTAAGACATAAGATGAGGTGGCCATTTCAATGTCTAATCCGCCCAAAATCGCTTTTTTAGCGGCTTCACGGTCATTTTCTGACGTGCCGTGTTCGATGGTTTGTCTTAAGGAATCATAATCCGAAATGACCACACCATCGAATTGCCAATCTTGTTTTAAAACATCTCTTAAAAGGTATTTGTTTTGAGTCGCTGGGATGCCTTCCACAATATTAAATGAGGTCATTACCAAACGAGCACCCGCTTCTACCGCTGCTTTATAACCAGACATATAGTACTGGTGTAAGTTTAAACGAGAAAGATCGACGGTATTATAATCACGACCTGCTTCACTCGCGCCGTAAGCGGCGAAGTGTTTCACACAACTCGCTAAGTTACCGACTTTGTCAATGCCATCATGTTGATAGCCTTCGACCATCGCTTTCGCATAGACTTGATTTAAATATGGGTCTTCACCAAAGCCTTCAACGACCCTACCCCAACGTGGGTCACGGGATAAATCCGCCATTGGCGAGAATGTTACGTGGATTCCTGCCGTTTGTGCTTCTAGTGCTGAAATACGGGCTGCTTTTTTAACCAATGTAGGGTTAAAGGAAGCGGCCATGGCGAGGGGCACTGGGAATATGGTTTTATAGCCATGAATGATATCCGCCATAAAAATGAGCGGTATTTTGTGTCTGCTTTTTTCTAAGTATGCTTGTTGTACGCGTTTCATTTCGGAAGCATTGCCAATCCCCAAAACAGACCCTGATAAAAACACTTCGGATTCTTTTAATCCCAACGCTTGGATGGGGCCATACACTTCTTTTTTCAAATCACCGATGAAGAAAAAGGGTGCCAGTTGCATCAACTGTCCGATTTTTTCTTCGATGGTGAGGTTCTTCATCACAGTTTCAATGGATATCATTTCAATCCCTCTTCTCATAAAATATGGTGGCGTAATATGGTTTTAATGTATTGTGTTCGCTTGCGTTTGTTAGTAATATGTCTAAATTGTCTACCTTAATTGGGTTTTCGATATTCGCACTGGTCCAGTTACAAACCACCAAAACGCGTTCTTTAGGTGTGGTGCGTTCATAGATGAATAGGTTAGGGTTTTGATCCTCTAATAAGTGGAAATCACCATCGGTAAATACATCGTATTGTTTACGCAACTTGAGTAATGTTTTTAAATAAGACAAAATGCCATTGGGGTCTTTTGAATCCAAATCACGATTGATCCAAATGTGATTTGGATTGACTTTTAACCAAGGGGTTACCGTTGAGAAACCACCGTAGGCTGAATCATTCCACTGCATCGGCGTTCTAGAGTTGTCTCTGCCTTTCGCGTAAATCGAATTCATAATATCAGCTTCAGGCCAACCTTTGGTCTTTAATTCTTGATAAATATTTTTGGTTTCGATGTCACGGTAATCTTCGATCGGTAATTGAATACCGGTCATACCAAACTCTTCACCTTGATAAATGTAAGGTGTGCCCTTCATACCGAATAACAACGTGAATAACATTTTCGCGCTGTCCTTACGGTAAGGCTCTTTGGGATTCCCATAGCGGGATACCGCCCTTGGTTGGTCATGGTTCGACCAAAATAAGCTGGCCCAACCTTGGTGTTTAAAGAGTTGTTGGGTATGGTTTAAGGTTTGTTTTAAAGCGATTAAATCGAGTTTTTTTAGCACCCATTTGCCTTGACCTTGAACCTCATCCAACGCGATATGGTCAAATTGAAAGACCATGTCTAAGGCTTTTTGTGTCGTGGTAATCTCATTGGCACGCTTCAAAGAAATGCCTGGCATTTCACCCACGGTGAAGACCTCTTTACCTTTAAAACAAGTCTCATACAGTTCTTCTAAATAAGTTTCAAGGTACGGACCATCGGCGAGTTGTTTTTGATGGACATCTTTGCCAATCAAATCAATGACATCGAGTCTAAAGCCATCAAACCCTAAATCCAACCAATGGTTGATCATCTGATAGATTTCTTGTCTTAAACGCGGGTTTTGCCAATTCAAATCGGGTTGTTTTACGCTAAATAAGTGAAAATAATACTCGTTCAAATGCGGTACAAATTGCCAAGCAGACCCACTAAACACAGAAGTGATGTCGGATGGTTTTTCAGACCAAATATAATAATCATAATATGGATTATCTTTACCTTTAAGGGCTTCTTTGAACCACACATGTTCATCCGAGGTATGATTCAACACCAAATCCATGATGACTTTCAAACCTTTTTGATGGGCAGTGGTTAAAAGCACCATGAGGTCTGCTTTTGACCCAAACATCGGGTTGATTTGGTAATAATCTGAAATATCATAGCCGTTGTCATCCATCGGTGATTGATACACTGGCGATAACCAAATGACATCGATACCCAAGTCTCTTAGGTAATCGAGTTCAGAGGTAATGCCATTTAGATCCCCAATCCCATCGTGATTGGTATCTTTGAAACTTAGTGGATAGATTTGATAGACTACTGCTTTTCGATTTTTTTCCATCCCAATACCCCCATTCCGGTTTGAATGATTGGATGACTCATGTATGCATTCTGGACATCTTTGGTTAAATAGGCATTTGCCATCAATAACTCTAAACCTTTATCTAAGGCATAATCTCTGGTTGAAATCCAAGGTTCTTTTTCGAAGTTGTAAGAACCCACCAAACCATACTTACCCCAAAGCTCAGGTTGATTCGCCATATGTTTAATGGCTGGTAAGCAAATCTCTTTCGCAAACGGTAAACTGCCTACCATCGCTGAGGGTGAAATGGTCCCGTTGGTGTAGTATTTGCCCAACATATTTGGCAATGCATTCGCAACATAATACCCACTCGGTGTATAACCTGCGGTTAAGCCAAAGCTGTATTTGTTGAATGTTTTAAATGCTTTTTGGTGTCTCAAACAAAAGGCACGGTGTGCATAGGTCGCGTTTCTGGCGTTATTGAACCAAGAAATCCCTTGACGGTCCACGACATCCTTCAAATCCAACCAGGCCAGTGGAAATTGATACACAAATAATGTGTTGCCTGGTGTGATGATGAATCGGTGTTGTTGATACGATTTATAGATACGGTCAAAGCCTTCATATAAAGCATTCGACAGGTTGTGGTCTTTGTGAAGTCCAGCAATCATGACATACATCATGAGTTGTTCTGCAAACATCCCCCAGTGGTGGATGAATCCAGGTCTACCATGGACATAATCCCCATCCTTATCGGGATTGTAGGCCATGTATAACCTTGGTTTACCTTCATGGGTATGCACCAGCATATCAAAATCGATACGATGAATGATGTCATACGCCAATTGGTGAATGGTGTCGTCTTTAAAATACGCATCTACTGTGATGACACCGTTTAATGCGAGGGCGGTGTCGATCGTCGAATACTCACAATGACCGAGTCGTTGTGCGGTATGGATATCGACGAAGTGTGCGAAAAAACCTTGATAGTGACTCACATGGTCTCGTAAGGTAATCAATGTTTGAATGACTTTCTCTCTCGCATCCTCATAAGTCATATATTGATTCGCTACCCCAACCACGTAAGCAGAAAGGGTAAATCCAACGGAAGCGATGGATGCGACATGGGGTTTTTCGGTATGATCAACGGTCATACCAAACCCAGGTTCTGATTTATAATTCGTTTCGCCCATGAAAAAATCAAAGGCCGTTTTTTGTATGTGCTCAATGAGCATTTGGTTCGTCATAGTCCACTCCTGGTCAAATTGAAACGTTTAACCTCATCTATTTTACCCCATTTTCCTAGGGTTTTCAACCGAAACCCTAGGATAAAAGGGGTTATTTTATTTATGTGTTTACTTTGGTAAAACCTAGGTTTTCTAAACCTACTTGGATATAATCGATTTCCATATGGATTTTCCATACCATACCAGACATGTAGTTTTCTAACATGACAATCGAAATCCCTTTATCGATGCCAATGATGTCATTGGCGAACCATCCATTGACGCCAACACTCAGGTTATATGAATCTTTAAATCCATACTTACTGAAATACGATGGGAACGTACGATAGTTTTTCATCGCTGCGATGGCTTCTACGGGTTTAAAGACAATGGATCCAATCGCGCCATAGGCAGGCACTGTGCCGTCATTGAAATGAGCATTACCTGCAGATGGTCCACTACCATAGTTGCCTTTATAGCCGTTTGGACCGTCAGCTGCTGACATCCCCCAAGAGTTTGCGTTGATGCCTTCATACAGTGGGGTTAACGTTTTTGCGTATGCGATGGCTGCTTCGGTTGCGTGAACGCTATTGGTAAACCAGTTAAAACCTTGCGCATCATTATATTGAGCAAAATCGATCCATGCGTGTGAATATTGGTGTGTGAATAAGCTACCGGTATGGGTCGAATAGAACGCACCATACTCAGGGGTAGCGGAGTGTAAGGTTGATGATAACTTCATACGATTATAAGCACTCTTACCCACTGGGAAAGTTGGGCTACCCGCTGCCAATACATACAACATCAACTGTTCGGCATAGCCGCCCCAATGCCCTTCAAAACCACGTTCAGGCCAATACCCCATATAGAAACGGCTTTGGCTGGCATCGTAATACCAGTTCCATTCAATCGCTTCATAGAGTTCTCTCGATAACTTTTCTGTTCTACCACCAAAGAAACGACCCGCAGTCAGTGCCCCATTGATGAATAAAGCGGTATCGATGATCGATACTTCACTTTCCCATACACGTGCCCCTGTTTGCATGTCCATGAAGTGGAAAAAGAACCCATGACGTCTATCTAAATTGCTCATAGAAACAAGTGTTTGATAGGCACGTTCTTCGCCTTCTTCTCTTGTGATAAAGCCATTTTCAACCCCAATCGGAATCGCGGTTAATCCAAAACCTACAGACGCGATGGATGCCACAGTACCGATTTGATTCGTATTCGTGTGGAAACGGTCAGGAATGAGACCATACCCTGCTTGTGCCGTGTTGGTATTTTGGGTTTCCCAAAAGAAATCAAAGGCGAGTTCAAGTTCTTCTAAAACAACCGGATCCACATCTTGTTTAACATCTGTACGGTAAGACTTGGTATTGATTGGGAAAGGGTCTTGACTGCCCCCACCACACCCGTATAAACCGGTTAAAAACAATAAACCTAAAACGATGAATGCTAATTTTTTCATAACTATTCTCCTGTGATGCCGGTCTTTTCGACGCCTTCAACAAACCAACGTTGCATGGTGAAGTAGACGATGATCATCGGCAAGATGATGAGTAAGGTCGCCGCCAAGCGAACGCCTTCATTGAGCATAACTAAGTTTTGATTGCCCCCGGATACCGCTTGGTATTCAGAGACGAAATTCGCTAACTTGAGCTGTAAATTGGCATTGCTAGAGTCTAGGAATAAACTTGAAATATAGGTTTCATTCCAATACCATACCAAACCAAACAAGAAACTGGTGATGTAAGCTGGTACCGATAGGGGTACCGCCATTTTAAAGAAGATATACCCTTGGCTAGCCCCATCGATTTCAGCCGCTTCATTCAATGATTTCGGAATCATTCTAAAGAATTGATAGAAAATCAAAATGAATATCGCGGAATTCAACCCCTGACCAAACAATGCTGGTAGGATGATGGAAAATGGGGTTCTGTATAGGTAGAGTCTAAAGAACATAACATACCTTGGAATCATATAAACCTGTGGTGGAATGATGAAGGTGAGTAAGACCAAGACCAACCATACTTTCTTAAACTTAAAGTTGAATGTTGCGAACCCATAGCCAATGAGTGAGGTCACAGCCGTTTGAATCAACGCGGGTAACAAGGTGACCAACCAACTCTTATAAAACGTACTGAAGTAGTTTAAAACCCTAAATGCACTTTGATAGTTGCCCATGAAAAACTCAGATGGAATCCAGTTGATCATCGGGTTGATGATATCACTTTGGCTCTTTAAGCTGTTGGAAATCATATACAACATCGGATACAAATAGACAAAGCCAATAGATATCAATAATACATAGATGGCCACTTTGAAAATCATACCATCTGTAAAATGACGGCCGAGGAAGAATTTTTGTATGGTCGCTTTACGATTTTGCATACTTAAGTCCTCCTTCTACTGTTCTTGGTTCTAAACAAGAACGCGACTAAACCAATCGTGATGAATACAACCAAAGCGTAAAGCCATGCCATCGCGGAAGCCATACCAAACCCAGTCACGGTATTGAACATGTTTGATTTGATGGAAAGAATGACTTTATTTTCCGAGAATGTGGTCAGTAAAACGATGGTATAAATCGTATTGACAAAGATGAGACTCGATAGTGATGGCATCGTGATTTTCCAAAAGGATTGCCACGGACCAGCACCGTCGATTTGTGCGGCTTCGTAAATTTGACCATCGATTTTTTGAAGACCAGCGATGAAAATCAAGATTTGAACCCCACTGAACCAAAAGATGATGATGATTTGTGAGAACAAATCGACAATCGGTTTGGCTAGTCCAGGGTTAAGTGTCGATTCAATGATGGTGATGAACCCATACGAATCAAAAATATTGGTGCCCCCAGCCCCTTGAGATATGAGCTCATTGATGACTGGACCCGATGAAATGATGACAGGTAAGAAGAAAATCGATCGGAAAATGCCTCTGCCTTTGATTTTCTGATTGAGTAGTAACGCAATCAAAATGGAAAATACCACGATGACTGGGATTTGTAAAACCATTTGTTGTAAGAATGCTGTTAAGGACTCCACAAAGACAAACCCTTGTTCAATTTGGAATATCTTTAAGTAATTATCAAACCCAACGAAGGTGGTTCTAATGCCATCTGCAGTAAATCTGACGTCATTTAAACTGTAGAAAATGGATGTGAGTAATGGGTAAACCATGAAAATGAGGAAACCCAGCACCCATATGCCAATGAATGTGTACCCATAAATGTTTTCACGGGTAGCTCTGGCCATCGGTTTTTTCATAGGACACCTCCCATGGTTTGTGACAAGATGACCCCTTGTTTCACCACGATATAATTCTTTGGTAAAACCACACGACCCTCAGCGATGACCATTTGGTCTAAATAATTCACATAAATGGTGGTGTCGTCTTCGTAGACCACTTTAACCACGCCTTCTTGTAAAACCGTTCTCGACTCGATGGTTTGACCTTGAACAAAGGATAATGCCCCATTGACGAACGCATAATACGTTTCAATGGCTGGTTTAAGGTCGGTAAATCTCGAGGTATAAATGTGTCTTAAAGCGGTGTCTTGTAAATTTTTAGAGGAAGCTTCTGTGACGATAAAGGATAAATTTACACCATAATCGATGCTTCTTAAGAGTTGGTCTCTCGCATAATCATAGAAATTGGCGTTGGAACCAAATAAGTCCATTGACCCTTTTAAGACGATTGGGATAAATGGTACGGTATCACTAAAGGATAAATATTGTGAAGAATACATTGGTAAGTCGAAATAAGTGTCCATTCGTCCCCAAAGGTAAGCATACGCATCATACAAAGCGGTTTTCATCGTAGCCTCACTTAACAGGGTTTGGAATATTTCGATGGATTGTCCTAAACTCACGCCTGTGCCATAATCGGCATATAAGGTATTGCCTAAAGAATGTACTGCCAAACCATCGACATCATATTTCGATAATCTGTGTTCAGTAGCCTCGAAACTCGATGTTACTTTTGAATGTTTGAGCAAAAAGCGATTGTGGTCTATTTCAACAAAACGATAGCTTTGTTCATTGATTTTCTTGGCCAAATCGGTGAACCCTTGATAGTCTCCCGAACGGCTACTGGCTTTGACTGCGTCCGTAACAAAATAGAGGGCTGCTACTTGTGCTTTTAAAGCTTCAATATCTTTGGAAGAACCCAAACGATTGGATAGACCGCCATAGGTTGGACCATCCCAGGCAGCACCGGTATTGGTAAACCCATCGTAGGCGACAATGATGTTGTCCATCGTTAAGGATTCAATCATCGTTCTTAACGCGTTTAACTTGGTCATGACGATGGTATCCGAAAACAGAATGCCATCTTTTTTGACCAAACCAATGGATTCAAGTTTGAGTGGCGTAGGACCGACACTCGGGGTTTGACGTGTCAATTGGTTGCTTGAAATAAGCTGTTCGCGGTATGCTTTTGCCATCCCAACATAACTTGCATCCTCATTGACAAGCATTTGATACTTGATTTTAATGTCAATCGGATTACGATTTTCCTGCATGAGGGTGATGACATTGCCTGCTTTATCGATCGGTTGATTGTAAATGCGACGATAGATAAATTCAGTAAATATCGCGTTATACGGCGTTAAATTGCCGGCGTAGTTGATGGTTAAAACCCCATTTTCCGCACCAGATTCGATGGTTGCGAACATCGCATTTTGTTCTATGCCATGGACAAAACCAAACACAGGGGCGTACAATTGGGTCCCTTCAGATATCATACGATTTAAATCCGATTCTGTATTGAAGGATAAATTCGGTGAATAAAATTCTTTAGAGTATGGATTGGCGGTCACTGCCTTCGGGTATCTGACCAATGCACCTACGCCATCTGG is a genomic window containing:
- a CDS encoding glycoside hydrolase family 3 N-terminal domain-containing protein translates to MISIETVMKNLTIEEKIGQLMQLAPFFFIGDLKKEVYGPIQALGLKESEVFLSGSVLGIGNASEMKRVQQAYLEKSRHKIPLIFMADIIHGYKTIFPVPLAMAASFNPTLVKKAARISALEAQTAGIHVTFSPMADLSRDPRWGRVVEGFGEDPYLNQVYAKAMVEGYQHDGIDKVGNLASCVKHFAAYGASEAGRDYNTVDLSRLNLHQYYMSGYKAAVEAGARLVMTSFNIVEGIPATQNKYLLRDVLKQDWQFDGVVISDYDSLRQTIEHGTSENDREAAKKAILGGLDIEMATSSYVLNLKSLIESNEVPMALLDDAVYRVLKLKQDLGLFEDPFKGADEIKEKTFVLSDENKKVALEVARESMVLLKNDGILPLKKTQKIALMGEYVALTDTIGPWHWHGRHEDCIPLYEAISEYAKPNLISNQNTLSNLSETEYAGLLDADVVVVAVGEHKIESGEAHSKVNITLKPQDEALIDALYQLGKQVVLVLFHGRPLVLTKVEPKVSAILDTFFLGTMSQQAIAETLFGLNNPSGKLTMSYPRHVGQVPIYYNHLNTGRPFKNDGNPFTSFYLDEQNTPLYPFGFGLSYSSFKLMNLTLSTQKMTEKDTIIVSVDVENTSNIDGYETVQLYIRDYSAEVSRPVQELKQFKKVWVKAHEKVVVSFTISEQDLVYVHSDLSVYADPGKFSIQVGNASNQILKADITRV
- a CDS encoding glycoside hydrolase family 13 protein; the protein is MEKNRKAVVYQIYPLSFKDTNHDGIGDLNGITSELDYLRDLGIDVIWLSPVYQSPMDDNGYDISDYYQINPMFGSKADLMVLLTTAHQKGLKVIMDLVLNHTSDEHVWFKEALKGKDNPYYDYYIWSEKPSDITSVFSGSAWQFVPHLNEYYFHLFSVKQPDLNWQNPRLRQEIYQMINHWLDLGFDGFRLDVIDLIGKDVHQKQLADGPYLETYLEELYETCFKGKEVFTVGEMPGISLKRANEITTTQKALDMVFQFDHIALDEVQGQGKWVLKKLDLIALKQTLNHTQQLFKHQGWASLFWSNHDQPRAVSRYGNPKEPYRKDSAKMLFTLLFGMKGTPYIYQGEEFGMTGIQLPIEDYRDIETKNIYQELKTKGWPEADIMNSIYAKGRDNSRTPMQWNDSAYGGFSTVTPWLKVNPNHIWINRDLDSKDPNGILSYLKTLLKLRKQYDVFTDGDFHLLEDQNPNLFIYERTTPKERVLVVCNWTSANIENPIKVDNLDILLTNASEHNTLKPYYATIFYEKRD
- a CDS encoding glucoamylase family protein; translation: MTNQMLIEHIQKTAFDFFMGETNYKSEPGFGMTVDHTEKPHVASIASVGFTLSAYVVGVANQYMTYEDAREKVIQTLITLRDHVSHYQGFFAHFVDIHTAQRLGHCEYSTIDTALALNGVITVDAYFKDDTIHQLAYDIIHRIDFDMLVHTHEGKPRLYMAYNPDKDGDYVHGRPGFIHHWGMFAEQLMMYVMIAGLHKDHNLSNALYEGFDRIYKSYQQHRFIITPGNTLFVYQFPLAWLDLKDVVDRQGISWFNNARNATYAHRAFCLRHQKAFKTFNKYSFGLTAGYTPSGYYVANALPNMLGKYYTNGTISPSAMVGSLPFAKEICLPAIKHMANQPELWGKYGLVGSYNFEKEPWISTRDYALDKGLELLMANAYLTKDVQNAYMSHPIIQTGMGVLGWKKIEKQ
- a CDS encoding glucoamylase family protein; amino-acid sequence: MKKLAFIVLGLLFLTGLYGCGGGSQDPFPINTKSYRTDVKQDVDPVVLEELELAFDFFWETQNTNTAQAGYGLIPDRFHTNTNQIGTVASIASVGFGLTAIPIGVENGFITREEGEERAYQTLVSMSNLDRRHGFFFHFMDMQTGARVWESEVSIIDTALFINGALTAGRFFGGRTEKLSRELYEAIEWNWYYDASQSRFYMGYWPERGFEGHWGGYAEQLMLYVLAAGSPTFPVGKSAYNRMKLSSTLHSATPEYGAFYSTHTGSLFTHQYSHAWIDFAQYNDAQGFNWFTNSVHATEAAIAYAKTLTPLYEGINANSWGMSAADGPNGYKGNYGSGPSAGNAHFNDGTVPAYGAIGSIVFKPVEAIAAMKNYRTFPSYFSKYGFKDSYNLSVGVNGWFANDIIGIDKGISIVMLENYMSGMVWKIHMEIDYIQVGLENLGFTKVNT
- a CDS encoding carbohydrate ABC transporter permease, which produces MQNRKATIQKFFLGRHFTDGMIFKVAIYVLLISIGFVYLYPMLYMISNSLKSQSDIINPMINWIPSEFFMGNYQSAFRVLNYFSTFYKSWLVTLLPALIQTAVTSLIGYGFATFNFKFKKVWLVLVLLTFIIPPQVYMIPRYVMFFRLYLYRTPFSIILPALFGQGLNSAIFILIFYQFFRMIPKSLNEAAEIDGASQGYIFFKMAVPLSVPAYITSFLFGLVWYWNETYISSLFLDSSNANLQLKLANFVSEYQAVSGGNQNLVMLNEGVRLAATLLIILPMIIVYFTMQRWFVEGVEKTGITGE
- a CDS encoding carbohydrate ABC transporter permease, coding for MKKPMARATRENIYGYTFIGIWVLGFLIFMVYPLLTSIFYSLNDVRFTADGIRTTFVGFDNYLKIFQIEQGFVFVESLTAFLQQMVLQIPVIVVFSILIALLLNQKIKGRGIFRSIFFLPVIISSGPVINELISQGAGGTNIFDSYGFITIIESTLNPGLAKPIVDLFSQIIIIFWFSGVQILIFIAGLQKIDGQIYEAAQIDGAGPWQSFWKITMPSLSSLIFVNTIYTIVLLTTFSENKVILSIKSNMFNTVTGFGMASAMAWLYALVVFITIGLVAFLFRTKNSRRRT
- a CDS encoding DUF5696 domain-containing protein — encoded protein: MFRHIRIKVWILISILALGLGVKVAIDSAILTSADQPLPSFSQITDYVSSNRYTQVDDLTAVTSPYTVDPEHTVIPTELGNVYLDMSSLSFMIENERGYMFSSTIDYTTSGLSNNWQRRVRSAIHIYSYNTNTANNARTEEFILSENTSKTTRIIDNGFESTIRFGISRIAITLKVQFLSEGIVVEIPNESIVESGSFKIASLYVYPYLGAVKEDTIPGYMFVPDGVGALVRYPKAVTANPYSKEFYSPNLSFNTESDLNRMISEGTQLYAPVFGFVHGIEQNAMFATIESGAENGVLTINYAGNLTPYNAIFTEFIYRRIYNQPIDKAGNVITLMQENRNPIDIKIKYQMLVNEDASYVGMAKAYREQLISSNQLTRQTPSVGPTPLKLESIGLVKKDGILFSDTIVMTKLNALRTMIESLTMDNIIVAYDGFTNTGAAWDGPTYGGLSNRLGSSKDIEALKAQVAALYFVTDAVKASSRSGDYQGFTDLAKKINEQSYRFVEIDHNRFLLKHSKVTSSFEATEHRLSKYDVDGLAVHSLGNTLYADYGTGVSLGQSIEIFQTLLSEATMKTALYDAYAYLWGRMDTYFDLPMYSSQYLSFSDTVPFIPIVLKGSMDLFGSNANFYDYARDQLLRSIDYGVNLSFIVTEASSKNLQDTALRHIYTSRFTDLKPAIETYYAFVNGALSFVQGQTIESRTVLQEGVVKVVYEDDTTIYVNYLDQMVIAEGRVVLPKNYIVVKQGVILSQTMGGVL